Genomic DNA from Corallococcus silvisoli:
AGCTCGCGGTAGCCCGCGGCGGTGAGGCGGCGCGCCGTCTCCCGCACGGCGTGGTACGGCGTGGGCGACGCGTCGATGTACTGGAGGAGGTCGTTGGCCTGGGTGTCGATGTCGGTCGGGCTCATGGGCCCGGCACGCTAACGCCGTCCGGCCCCGGTGCCACGTCCGACTGTCGCCGCCCGGACGGGCGGCGGGGCGCCCGGAGGCAGGACGGTGGAGGAAGGGCGCGTCCCCGGCCCCGCGTCCAGGAAGGTGCCCAGGAGCACCCAGCGGCGCGCGGCGTCCTCGCGGGCCTTCTTCGCGACGAGCGGCGTCGTGTAGTGCCAGAAGGGCAGCCGGTACACGGTGACGCCGCCCACGGTGCTCACCGGGGTCAGCTCGGAGAAGTGCCCGTCCTTCGCGTAGACGAGGTACTGGTGGTCCACGGCGGGCATCGTCAGGCTGACGTGCATGTCCACGTAGCCGTCGCGCGCGTCCGCCTCCTCCGGGTGATGGTCGTTGTGCGGGCCCGTGTAGTCCCCGGGGCCGTAGCAGAGCACCTGGATGCCCCAGGCCCGCTTGAGGGCCCGGCCGCTCACCGCCGCCGCGAAGGCCGCGAACGTGTCCGAGCGCAAGAGCCCCACCAACCCCACGGCCTCCGCCGCGCGCCACGAGCGCGAGCGCCGGCTCTCCAGCAGCGCGGTGCGCACCCGCACCGTCTTGGGCAGCGCCTCCGTGTAGTTCTCCACCATGCCGGAGATGGAGTCCTCCGGGATGGGGTCCTCCATCGTCACCAACGTGTCACGCAGCGCGGCATCCAGCACGTCGCGGGCCTGCTGCGCCTTCTTCACGTCGATGACGCCCTGCAGCGCGATGAAGGGGCGCGTGGGGTCCAGGAGCGCGCCACATGTCTCGGGGTCTCGACCTTCGAGAATGCGGCGGCCTCGGGGGGTGAGGAGATCAGCGAACTGGGTGGGCAGGCGCGGGGACATGGCGCGCACCATACCGGTCCGGAGGCGGAACGCACGCGCGGCGGGGGACCTGGGAGGCAACTCCCCTGCCCTCCCGGCGATAATCCGGTACTCCGACATCCAGGATAGAAAGAGCCTCCATGACCGAGATCCGCAACCGCCCCGCCGCTCCCTCCGTCGCCCCGGCCCGCACGCAGGCGCCCGCCGCGCAGCCCGCGCGGACCAATCAGGCCACCGCGGCCTCGCGCGCGGAAGTGCTCAACCGCGCGGAGCTGGCGCGGGCCCGCGCGACCGCCGCGCCGGTCCAGGCGACGCCGGGCTCGTGGCGCGGGGGGCCGAACACGGAGGTCGGTCGCGCCATCCAGACCATGCGCCAGCGCATGTCCGACGTGAACATCACCATCAAGGGTGACACGCCGCAGAGCCTGTTCGACCGGGCCATCCTGGACAACAAGCACGTGACCAACGAGCAGATCCTGGAGATGTCCCGCGTCACGATGGACAAGCTGGCCACGGATCCGGAGACGCGCGCGAAGGTGCTGGAGCGCGTGCCCAACGCGCGCGAGCTGCCCGTGCACCACTTCACCGTGGCGATGATGTCCGCGGTGACGGGCATCGACCGCGCGGCGCTGTCGGAGGCCTGTCCCGACCTGGGCCTCACCGGCGCGCCCAACACGCCGCTGCTCTACGCGGCCAAGACCGAGCGCATGCAGCGCTCCACCGCCCTGCACGACTTCACCGACTACATGCGCGGCGCGGGCGTGAAGGGCGTGAACAAGGCCGTCTGGGGCGTGGAGAACCGCGTCCTGTCCGCCATCGTCTCCGCGCTGGGCGGCGGGCGGTACTAGGCCTCACGGAAGTTCCGGCCCGCGCGGCGGAGGAGGCCCCGGCCCCTCCCGCGCGGGCTTCGTGTCTCAGTCGTCGCCCGCGCCGCCGGCCAGCCGCTGGCGCGCGACCTCCAGCCGCTTCGCGCGCACCTTGGACGCCAGGTCGAGCACGCGCCGGTCGCGCTGCCACCGCTCGCGCATCTCCACGTCCACGCCCTCCCAGGCCACCTCGCAGCGCTCCAGCGCGCGGTGCATCTGCGTGAAGGCCCCGCCCAGCGCCACGTGCGCGCCCGGGTCGCTGGGGTCCTCCTTCGCGAGCGCGCGCATCATCACCGCGACGGCGACCAGTTCCTCGCGCAGCGCCACCGGCCAGCCGCACCGGCGCCCCACCTTCACCAGCCAGCCCAGCACGGCCAGGTTGACGTGGCAGTCCTCCACGGTGCGGAACGGCTTGAGGTAGCGGGTGTAGCCGTCGCCGGGCAGCACGTCCTCCGGGGCCAGCACCACGCCCTCCAGCCGCAGCGCCGCGTGGGGCACCTCCGGGATGAAGCCCAGCGGCGGCAGCGGCTCCACCTGCACGCCGGGCTTCTTCGCGTCCACCACGGCCATGCGCAGGCGGTTGCGGCCCTGGGCGTCGCGCCCCTCGGAGGCGACCACCAGCAGCACCTCCGCGTGCGTGCCCAGGGTGACGTACGTCTTCACGCCGTCCAGCTTCCAGCCCGCGCCAGAGGGCGTGAGCTGGGTCTGCATCGCGGTGGGGTGCCCGCCCCCGGACTCGGTGGCGCAGAGCGCGACGCGCCGGTCCGCGGGGAGCTGGGGGAAGAGGGAGCGCAGCGCCGCCTGGTAGCCGGAGGCGAACGCGAACCCCAGCCGGTCCATCCGGAAGCCGCTGGCGAGCGCCAGGTCCGCCGGGGCCGGGAAGCGCGGCAGCACCGCGAGGTGCCGGCGCCACCAGGCGTCCACGGAGTCGAGCGAAGGAGAGTCGGGGGCCTCGGTGAGCAGGAAGCGCAGGACGTCGTTCACGCCCCCCACTCTAATGCCCGGCCCCGGAGTGCGCGCGTCCGTTTGGGGCTTCAGCTCGCGGCGCGACGGCCGCGGCCCTGGGACTTCGCGCGCTGGGTGCCCCGCTTCTTCTTCGCGGCGGCGGGCGAGGGGCTCTTCGTCTTCGCCCCGGACTTCGCCTTGGAGGTGGCCTTGGACTTCGACGCGGCCTTGGACTTGGAGGGAGCCTTGGCCTTGCGCGCGGGCTTCTTGCGCCGCGCGGGGGCCTTCTTGTCCGGGGCGAGGATGGTGCCCCGGCAGGAGGGCGTGCCACAGCGGCAGACGTAGAGGGCCTCCGCCTCCGCGTCCATCTCCGGTGTGCGCTCGTACGCGTAGTCGTACGTCAGCTCCTCCCCCGGCTCGATGGCGCGCAGCGCGTAGATGTGGATGTGGCCCTTGTCGATGAGCGACTGGCAGTTGGGCTCACACGAGTGGTTGATGTAGCGCGACTCGTTGTGGAGCGTGCCCGCGTCCAGCACCGTGTCGTCATCCAGGTTGAAGAGGAACGTGTGGTGGCGCTCCATCGACTCGTCGTCGTAGCGCTCGTC
This window encodes:
- a CDS encoding DUF1178 family protein, yielding MTEIRNRPAAPSVAPARTQAPAAQPARTNQATAASRAEVLNRAELARARATAAPVQATPGSWRGGPNTEVGRAIQTMRQRMSDVNITIKGDTPQSLFDRAILDNKHVTNEQILEMSRVTMDKLATDPETRAKVLERVPNARELPVHHFTVAMMSAVTGIDRAALSEACPDLGLTGAPNTPLLYAAKTERMQRSTALHDFTDYMRGAGVKGVNKAVWGVENRVLSAIVSALGGGRY
- a CDS encoding SET domain-containing protein, with the translated sequence MTSPSFQQTPSIPFELRQSPIQGMGAFATRRIRKGARIIEYIGERITQSQADERYDDESMERHHTFLFNLDDDTVLDAGTLHNESRYINHSCEPNCQSLIDKGHIHIYALRAIEPGEELTYDYAYERTPEMDAEAEALYVCRCGTPSCRGTILAPDKKAPARRKKPARKAKAPSKSKAASKSKATSKAKSGAKTKSPSPAAAKKKRGTQRAKSQGRGRRAAS
- a CDS encoding acyl-CoA dehydrogenase family protein → MNDVLRFLLTEAPDSPSLDSVDAWWRRHLAVLPRFPAPADLALASGFRMDRLGFAFASGYQAALRSLFPQLPADRRVALCATESGGGHPTAMQTQLTPSGAGWKLDGVKTYVTLGTHAEVLLVVASEGRDAQGRNRLRMAVVDAKKPGVQVEPLPPLGFIPEVPHAALRLEGVVLAPEDVLPGDGYTRYLKPFRTVEDCHVNLAVLGWLVKVGRRCGWPVALREELVAVAVMMRALAKEDPSDPGAHVALGGAFTQMHRALERCEVAWEGVDVEMRERWQRDRRVLDLASKVRAKRLEVARQRLAGGAGDD